DNA sequence from the Spirochaetota bacterium genome:
GAAATTAAGGTTTCTGTTGAGTTTCTATCTTTAGGATTAACATTACCCCCTTCCTGCTAACTTTGAGGAGGGGGACATTTCTATAAATGTATTTAAATTTCTGTTACACTTCACCAGAGTTTGTAGTTTATCAAATCGCTGTTTGAAAATGCTCTTATGATACTATACGGAATAAATCCTATTCTAGAAGCAATGAATTCAAAGTATAAGGAATTGATAACCCAAATAATGATTGATAAAGACTCCGATAACAAGAGGTTGAAACTAATTGTAAAAACTGCTCAACAGCTTTGTATCAAGGTTAGAACGCTTAACAAGAATGTAATATCAAACATAACCAAAACATCCTCTCATCAAGGGGTTGCTTTTGAAGTTGAGAGAATACTGGCTCCAGTTCATTTTTTCTTGACTTTTATGGATTATTGATATATACTATTGGTTATGGAGGATTTATGAGGAAATTATTAAACTTTGTTATTGCTATCGTAATGATAGCACTATTTAGCAACTTTTCTTTTTCAGAGACAGTTCAAGAGATTGAGAGTATCTTAATGAACCATGTGGAAACAGGCTACAAGTTTGTTAAGAAACTAGGAAATGGATCTTGGAAAGTTAATTTAACAACTTCCAGCGGGTATTCAAAAGATGTGTATGTTTATGTGAGCTTCAACAAGAACAACCCAGATTTTGATATAGTTTATGTTTATACAGGAATAAGAACATACACAGATGATGAATTACAAAAGTCTTTCAATAGCTTAGTGAGTGCATTGCAGAGGAACTCTGCTCCTTCAGAGTGGGGAACCTTCTCATTATACAAAGATAAAGGGACATGGTATCTTGACTATAACGTGAAGCTTAGAAGAGTTTATGCTGATGAGACACACCTTATGAACGCAATAGGTTGGGTAGTTGGTGCAAGTAGTGTTTACGAAGAACAATTCTAGACTGTTTCCTGGCTATTTGTGAAGGGGGATTTATGTTCCTCTTTCTAGTTTAAGTTTTTAGCCTTTGTAAATAATTTTTCTGCCTTATCATTCAATCCCTCTTTCTTGTATTTGTTGCCTAATTTCACATAAATACTTCTGAGTTCTGATTTGAATATCTTTTCGTCAAAGTCTCCCCAAACAGGTGATGAAAGAAATTTCTCACCTACACTCATGGCCTCTTCCAACCTACCAACATTCTCAAGAGAGTTCATCAACCTAAAATACACAAAAGCGGAGTTAGTTAGACTAGAAAGCCTATCATAAACTATAACTGCGTTGTTATACTTCTTCTGCTTGTAATATATGTTGCCTATTATTGAAAGTGTTATTATGTTGTTATCTTCTTCCAGAGTTAGAGATATAGATAAGTATTTTAATGCCTCGTCAAGGTTATTCTTTCGGTAGTGGCAGAGACCTATCATCCTGTAGGGAAGTGGGTCCAATGCATTCAATTCGTAAGCCTTCGTGAAGTTTTCAATCGCTCTATCATATTCACCCATTTTGTAGAATGACATTCCTTCGGAGATGTATGTTGAATATAGACTCCTTGCAAATGCTTCAAGCCTACTCAAATTCAAAAACGCAGAGACCGCTAGCAAAATTAAAACTACTCTCATATATCTAAATTATAAAACAGGTTGAAGCAGGGTGAGTATCTTAGACTCAATGAATTCCGATTTTAATTAGACTACTAGAGACGAGCATAGATTTTGTCTGTTTACTCTCTTTCGTTATAGACAGGGGTTTGGTAGTTTCAAAATTTGGCTAATGATAAATTTTAGGTTTTAATTGTTTTGGACTTTAGCAATTTCAGAAGTGGATAATTCCGTGATAGCAATCTTGATTCATTTTAAGTTTTTACGAAAATTTTAGTATAATATTACTATGAAATTTGGAGTTCAAACGCTTGTAGTTATTGTATCAATGATTCTAATCTCATCTGTCTATCCATTTGTGATGACGAATAATATACTAACAATAGACTTCTCTCCTTCAACAACTAATCTGATATATGACAGATTTAATGTATCAATACTACCTCCCCCAAATTCCTCTTTGGTTTTAGGATCTGCTAATGCTAGTTTCAAGGTAACAAACATAATAATAAACAAGTCTAAAATGGAACGATTCCAAACGATGTTTATAAGCGTGAATTTATCACCATCAACAACGGTTGAGGGACTGATAATGGATGGAACAAGAGGGACAATCATAACTAATTTCCAACTTACATCTTCTAAGAAGAATTATTTCTTTGATTTACTCAATATAGTGCCAAGTATGGTTAGTAATATATACTTAGTGTTCTATTCGTCATCATATTCTCCTATTGGAGGGCACTTTTATATCATATCCATTACGAAGCAAGTTTCACTTGAAAAGGAAGTTCCTGAGAATGAAGTAAGTGTTTATCCTAATCCGCTCTTACTTGCGAACGACAATTTAAAGATCGGTATAAACCTTCCAAACCCTTCTCGTATATCACTGGCAATCTTTGATAGTGTAGGTAATATTGTAAAAACAATAGTTAGAGATAATCTGTTTGAGGAAGGTATTCATGTTTTTGAATGGGATGGTAAAGATGATAGAGGAAAGGAAGTTTCTTCTGGTAAGTATGTGGTATTTTTGAAAACTGAAAGATCTCAAAGTTCTAGGACATTTATCGTTATAAGATAATATGATTGAGGTGATTAACCCATTCCTTTGGGGACTTGCCTTCTCTCTTATACCAATTTTTATATACGTCTACAAACTAATAACCAGAAAAACATTCATACTTCCTACACTAAAGGTAATAAAGGAAGAAAAAAAATCGCTAGGCTTTAATCTGAATATAGAGATTCTCAAGATGCTACTTAGGGCTTTAATAATAACACTTATCGTTTTTATATTCTCACAACCTATCATATCTAATGTTCAGGATGAAGAGAAATCAAATCTTATTCTGATTGATACAACTTACAGTTCAAGAAACAACTTCTACTCCTACACAAGATACCTAAAAGAATACCTATCTTCACTACCTCAAGAGGAAGAAATTATCATACTTGACACATCTGGTATTGAGATATCGGGGATTAGGGATGAAGTAAAAGAGAAGTTGAGGTTGTATCTTCCAAGGGTATCTAAGATTGATAGCAAGTTTCTAAAAAGAGTGAAAGAATTATCTAGCAGCAAGAGAATTATTGTTTTAACTGATGGTCAGGAGAGTTTTGTTAAATCTGTCAAAGATTTAGGTATTCAAAACTTTCAAATTGTGAAGTTTCCTTACTCTATACCTTATGGAACTATTAGGTTTTCAATTTGGAATAGGGTTGGTAGGATTGTGGATGTTAAGTATGAGATAGTTACGAAGGAAGAATGTCTAGCAGAGATAGTTCTACTATCAGCAAACAGGTCAAAATTACTATTCTCGTCAAAGGTTGAAGGAAAGAGGGTAGGGGAGGTTAGTGTTGAAGGGGGTAATGGTCTTGCATTTATAAAAGGTATATTAATTTCTTCACACAAAACTAACGAGTTTATAGAACCTATATACTTCTTTGATGAGAGAGTAGAGATAGTTTCTTCAGAGAGAATTACTAACTTGGAAGTTGCTTTTAGGTCGTTAGGTTTTGAGATAGCGAGAAATTCAGAGGTGAAACTTATAATTGCAAAGTATCTAAATAGCGATCTATTAAGAAACTCAATACTTATTCCATCAGGCTACGATGCTAAATTTCTTGTAAGAGGTCAGAACATATTCTCTAGTCCTAATCAGGATAGAAGCATTAAGATGGTAGATTACTTTTCAACGATGTCAATAATATCATTCACTAACCTTAACCTACCAAATGAAATTGAGTTTTATGGCTTTAATGGAACACCTGTTGTAGCATACGATAGCAGGAATAATAACCTGATACTTCTGGGACTTTTAAACTATCAAGACCCAAGCTTACCTTGGTTTGTTAAAGAGCTTACTGAACTATTTTTGGTTGGAACGAAATATAGTTTTGAAGATAATATGCTACATAGCATTGAGACTAATATTACTGGTGTAAATGTTAAGTATTTGATCGCCAAAACTCCTGAAGATGAGATTTCGGGATTAGTTGAGAATATTTCAGGTCAAGTATCAGATAGGATTAGTTTGGGATTGGTTGTATTTATACTATTGGTTGGAGTTATGGTATTGGAGAGAGTAATATGATTCTTTAGGATCGGATTTCGCAATTTAGATTGGGGGTTTTGAAATTATTTAAGATACAAGCTACTTCCAAATATCTACATCTATACCTAGAGTGTTTTTAGAGTAGAAATGTATAATGCCTCTTTTCATCTCTTTGGGGTCAATATCTTCCTGAAATATTATCTTTATCTTATCAAACACATAAGTTATGAACGGGTGAATATTGTTTATATTTAATTCTTTATTATTTGATTTGTGTATTAGATCGTTATACAAATCCTTTGCTTTTTGGTCGCTTTTAATAAGTTTTTCTATGGATTCTGAAATTTCCCTGTATGAAACCATATTATAATTCTCTTATTTGGATTAGAGACATATTTGGTGAAAAGACTGTCACTCTGTTTCTACCTGTCTTTTTGGAGTTGTAGAGTGCAGTGTCTGCTTTTAGGAATAGTTGTCTGAATAGGTCTATTTCCGATTTTGCGTTAGATATTTCATCTTGAGATATTTCAGCAATTCCTATGCTTGGTGTTATTTTTATTGAGATAGTATCACTAACACTGAATAACTCTGAATTAAGTTTATCTCTTATCCTTGAACATATAAGATAAGCACCGTTTGCATCAGTGGATGGAAAAGCAGATATAAACTCATCGCCACCATACCTAGCGACAATATCTGATGATCTTTTGATTTCTTGTCTTATAACCTTTGAGAAGAATTTTAGAGCCTCATCTCCAACGCTATGACCATAAGTATCGTTTATATTCTTAAAGTGATCTAGGTCCATAATTGCTAGTGAGAAATTTGTCTTGAACTTCATAACTTTCATCATCTCTTCCAGAACGAGGTTTTTAAAATAGTGAATGTTGTATAGACCCGTGAGATTATCGTGGATTGCACTGTTGAATAATTGCGCATTAGTAAATATCGCTGAAGCAATGTTGGAGATTATTGAAAGACTGGAGATATCCCCTTCCGAGAATGTATGTTTTTTTCTATTACTCTTCTTCAGAAGTTCAATTACATACTCAACTCTATCTTCTAGTATTACAGGAACTTGAATTATTGAAGATGGTGAAACTTTCGTTATACTCGCTAGGACAGAACTTTTTATTGACTCATCCTCAAACAGTGTAGGAATTTTTCTCTTTATTGTAGTTTCAAGTGTTATTCCTTCAAAACTATCTGGTTGTATCTTGCCTGAAACAGATGAGAAATCCTTGTCTATTATTCTGTTGCTCTTGTACTGAAATATCTCAGTAAATTCAGGTTCGCTTTCCTTTATTTCTATCAATCCACCAGATTCTGAGTTGGTTGCTTCTATCATGAACCTTACCATCATCACTTTTAGTATTTCTACTTCTCTAAGGTCAAGTAGTTTGAGAAATTCGGAAAACTCGTTTATTATCTTGATGGATTTATCCAAATCTCTAAAGAGAGTCTTAAATCTATTTCTACTAGGTATGTCCTTCTCAAGAGGCATTCTTGAGGAATATTTTGAAACACTTGATTACCTTTTTCAACAAAACGAAAATATTACAATGAATCCTAGGGGTTTCTTGGAGTAGTATTTGACAACTTACAAGAGTGATGTTTCAGAGGTTATACTGTGTTTGCTTCAGTTTTCTTTATGTTGCTCTCAAATTTTAGAATTTGTTATAGAATTGTTTTTGTACTTTGTAATAAAATTTAACTTATGAATGTTTAATAGTATGGTATGAAAAGTGAGGAGATAATATTTCTAAATCTTCTAGGTATTGGGTTCAAGAGGTACTCTTACATAAAGCAGAATTTTGGATCAATTACTAATATCCCTTCATCTTATTATGAGGAGGTATCAAGGATTCTAAAGATAGACAAGGAGATATTAGAAAAATCAGGTAAAGGTCTAATTGAAGATAAAGTTAAAAATCTTTTGAAGGACAACCAAAAATTTGGAATAGGGGTTGTGACTATTGAAGATGATGTTTATCCTTTAAGACTGAAAGATTTACCTGACAGACCTATTTTGCTTTACTACAAGGGTGATATAAAGATTCTCAACTCAAGTGTGAGTTGTGCAATCGTGGGGACGAGAAGAAATGACGAACTAGGCAAGGTATACACTAAAAATCTTGTTGATATGTTAGTTAGTAACAGTGTGTTGGTAGTAAGTGGATTGGCAAGAGGTATAGACATAATAGCACATCGCAGAGTTATAGAAAGGAGAGGGCAAACCGTTGCAGTCTTGGCAAACGGTTTGGATCAGGTTTATCCACCAGAGCACAAAAAGGAGTTTCTAGAGATTTCTGAAAATGGGTGTTTAGTATCAGAGTATCCTATAGGAGTAAGACCTCTCAAGAGGAATTTCTTTATAAGGAACCGCATAGTAAGTGGTCTTTCGGATGTAGTAGTTGTAGTCCAAGCACCGGAAAAGTCTGGAGCGATGATAACTGCAAAGTATGCTTTGAAACAGAAAAGAACACTTTTTGCCATACCTGGCAACATTGAAAATCCATTACATAGAGGATGTAATATTCTAATGAGGGAAGGTGCCATACCTTTGATAGATTACAAAGATGTTCTAGAGGAATTAGGCTACAAAAGTGTTCAGACTAACTTATTTCATACAGGTGATCATAGTCTGTCCGAGGAGGAAAAGTTTATATACTCATTGATAACAAAGAATGTAACGATTGATGAGATTTCAGAAATCACTGGTATGCCAGTAAGTTCTGTATACCCGATACTTCTCTCTCTTGAGGTTAAAGGACTTATATTACAAAATGTTGGTGGAACGTTCTCTAGAGTTATTTCGTAGCATTGCCAATCTCTTTAACGAAGTTGATATATTTTATAGCAGTTTCTTTTATGAGGTTAAATTTGTTATCGTTCATCCACTCTCTTTTGACAACTTCTCCACCTAATCCTATCACATCCGCACCAGCGGATAGAAAATCTCTTACTGCTTCAATACTCATACCACCACTGGCTAGAACTTTAATGAAAGGAAGAGGACCACTCTTGAGAGCATGTATAAATTTAGGACCTAGAACACTTGCTGGAAAGATTTTTACAAAATCTACTCCTCTTCTGTAGTTTTGTATTATCTCCGTTGGAGTAAAACCTCCCATGAATACTACCTTATCACTAGGTATCTCTTCAAGTATCTCAAAGTTCTGAGTTGGATTTACTATAAAATCAGGATCTCCTTCCATTGATTTTTTTGCTATCTCTCTGTCAAGCACGGTTCCAGCACCAACTAGTATCTCACTCCCTTCAACTAAGGACTTCGCTTTTCTTATCGCAAGGTGAAAGTCTCTTACAGTTGATGTAAATTCAATAACTCTAGCACCACTCTCAACAAGAGTTTCAAACGCTTTCATAGCAAGACTTAAGTCTTCGGTTCGTATTATGAAGAGTGTCTTTTCTTCTAGTATTATTTCTACCTTTTTTAACTTATCCATACTAACAAAATATTGAAAGAAAATACTTGAAAGTTTCACCAGACTTAAAATTCCTATCATGAGTGTTAAGGAATTGAATAGAAAACTTTGGTAATTTTCGTATATAATTCTACTTAATGAATTATACATCCGTTTATGGGCTTATTAGGTCTGGTAAAATAACCGAAGCATTGAGAACTTTTGAGGAAATGTTAAGGAAGGCTTTTGATGAGGAGTCAGAATGTGGTATTAAGGTTATAAAATATGTTTTGTCAAAGATAAATAAGATAAAAAACATTGGTGATTACCACACCGTTGCAGATACTCTTGTATCCGAATGGAAGAATATAGTATCTTGGATAAATACCAATAACTGTGGAAGATTTTCTGAACTAGTTGATGCTGTAAGATATTATATATTCTACGTTGCTTTGAAATATTATCAAGCAATCATTGAAAATATGGATATTACTTCAAATGTTGTAGATGTTGACTTGATGATAAAGGTGAGTAAGTGCTACAGGGAGATTGGCGAGATTGATAAGTGTATAGAACTGCTTGAAGAAGTCAGACAGTATGACTTGTATGACTCATCAGTTCTTGCGAACCTAGCGGATGCATACTTTGAAATAAGGGACACCGAAGCATCAAAGCTATTTTTCAGAGAGGCATTCTTCTGGGATCCACAGAGGATTGATGTGTTTGATATGAAGTCTATGATCATAAAGAAACTAATCAAGATAGTTATGGATAACGGTTATAGAGGTGAAGAAGTGAGTGAGTGGATACCTATATACGGTGTTATTGAGAATATATTTGATGTAAGGAGAGAGTTATCTCAAGAGGAGGTTAATCTAATACTTGAGAGGGTTAAGTCTATGGAAAGCCAGTATAATTCAAATAGAAATTGGAGAAATATTTTGGAACCTAGACTTTTAAATAGCTATATATGGCTTATTGATTATTACTTCTTACAAGTTGAAGATTATGAAGTTGCAAGAAGTATTGGCAAAATATTACAGAAATTTTCTCCAAACATTTATAGCAAACTAAAGTTGGGGGTTTACAAATGGCTGTGATGGAGTTAGATTATAAAGAAGAGATAATAAAACTCTTCAATGAAGAAAGACTTTCAAAGCATTCTCTTGACGATTACTCAAGAAAGGATCTTGTGAAGATTGAATCTATCGTTGATCAGGCGATCTCTTTGGGTGAGGATAAGGAACTGTTATCACTTTGCGATGAAAATATAAAAGATAACAACAACAGTATCTTTGCGCTATATTCAGCGGGTCTTATACTGCTCAAGAAGGGTTCAATTGATACCTATTATATGCCAGAAGTTCTTTTGAGATTTAGCGAACACAAGAAAGTATCATTGTCTGTTTTCATAGCAGAGAAGATACTATCGTATAGGGAAGAAAAATATGCTCTTAAGTTGCTAGAGGAGTATTACAAAAATGAAAACCGTAAGGACGAACTGATTGACATAAAGGAAAGAATTGTTAGAGTAGATACCAAAGATGCTTACACCGCAAAATCTCTTGCTGAATACTACGAAGAAGAAGGTAATACCAACAAAGCAGTTTATTACTACAAGATTGCTCTTGAGAGGTTTATACAATCAAAGAACTCTACTTCTGCTTCTTTAACATTTGAGAAGCTGATGTCTTTCCATTCGGCTCTTGATGTTAAGTATGTTTTGAATATCTCTTTGAGGATGCTTGATATGATGGCTCATGATAAGATAGGAAAACTTCTTCACAAGTTCGCCATCTACTTCAAGAAGAAGGAAGCCTATGATAAATCACTTGAAATATTGAAGTTCGTAATATCAAGATGCACTCCGAATGACGCTGGCGTCAAGAATGATCTGAGAGAGGTATATGAGTCAATATACCAAAACCACTCTCTTCTTCCAAAATACTTCAACGAATTCGCAGAGTTTATGAAACGAAGACTACACTCAAGCATAAGGGTGAATTACAACGAGATAATAGACAAACTCAACGAGCTTGAGAAGAAGTTGAGGTTTGATGTTGGCGTTTATGTGTATCACAAGAACTTTGGAGTTGGTATTATAACTGACATACAAGATGATTGGTTAGTGATAGACTTCGTTAAGAAAAAGCAACATAGAATGTATAGTAACATTGCATTTTATTCGCTTGATGTCTTGTCTCAAGAGGATATTAGAGTATGGAGAGAGTATAAAAAGGATGAACTTAAAAAACTTATTCAGAATTATTCCCCAGAGGTTATTAAGATGGTGCTTATATCTCTTGGAGGACAAGGTAATGTGAAGGAGATAAAAGAAGTCTTATCTACCATCATTCCAAACGAAGATGTATCAGATTTTTGGAACAAAGTTAGGCATTCCTTAAGTCAAGTGAATGTCATTGTCTCACCTGAGAGTAAAACTACTTATATTTACATAGGTGAGAGGAAGGTAGAAGAGGATATAAAAGAGAAGATAAATAGCCTTCCTACATTTGAGGAGAAAATAAAATTCATTTACAACTTCCTACAGCAGATAGACACACTCAATGTTCCTCAAGCGGTGCCAATAGTTGAATTCCTCACAAACACTGTCTTGGAGTCTCAAAATAAATTTGAGATCATTGAAGCAGGAATTTTACTTACGCTTAAATATTCTGAGACAAGTAGAGAAGTAAGAGAAAAGATAATACATGTGGTTAGTAGTATGAATGCAGATGAAGTAATTGATTTCGTCAAAGCAGTTGAGATGAACGAGGTAAGACGAGGATTATTGAACATAATTAAAACCGTATTCAGTGATTGGACTAATGTGTTTGTTAGAGTTTTCTTCGCTGTTGACACG
Encoded proteins:
- a CDS encoding BatA domain-containing protein, giving the protein MIEVINPFLWGLAFSLIPIFIYVYKLITRKTFILPTLKVIKEEKKSLGFNLNIEILKMLLRALIITLIVFIFSQPIISNVQDEEKSNLILIDTTYSSRNNFYSYTRYLKEYLSSLPQEEEIIILDTSGIEISGIRDEVKEKLRLYLPRVSKIDSKFLKRVKELSSSKRIIVLTDGQESFVKSVKDLGIQNFQIVKFPYSIPYGTIRFSIWNRVGRIVDVKYEIVTKEECLAEIVLLSANRSKLLFSSKVEGKRVGEVSVEGGNGLAFIKGILISSHKTNEFIEPIYFFDERVEIVSSERITNLEVAFRSLGFEIARNSEVKLIIAKYLNSDLLRNSILIPSGYDAKFLVRGQNIFSSPNQDRSIKMVDYFSTMSIISFTNLNLPNEIEFYGFNGTPVVAYDSRNNNLILLGLLNYQDPSLPWFVKELTELFLVGTKYSFEDNMLHSIETNITGVNVKYLIAKTPEDEISGLVENISGQVSDRISLGLVVFILLVGVMVLERVI
- a CDS encoding T9SS type A sorting domain-containing protein, with the translated sequence MKFGVQTLVVIVSMILISSVYPFVMTNNILTIDFSPSTTNLIYDRFNVSILPPPNSSLVLGSANASFKVTNIIINKSKMERFQTMFISVNLSPSTTVEGLIMDGTRGTIITNFQLTSSKKNYFFDLLNIVPSMVSNIYLVFYSSSYSPIGGHFYIISITKQVSLEKEVPENEVSVYPNPLLLANDNLKIGINLPNPSRISLAIFDSVGNIVKTIVRDNLFEEGIHVFEWDGKDDRGKEVSSGKYVVFLKTERSQSSRTFIVIR
- a CDS encoding GreA/GreB family elongation factor, which encodes MAVMELDYKEEIIKLFNEERLSKHSLDDYSRKDLVKIESIVDQAISLGEDKELLSLCDENIKDNNNSIFALYSAGLILLKKGSIDTYYMPEVLLRFSEHKKVSLSVFIAEKILSYREEKYALKLLEEYYKNENRKDELIDIKERIVRVDTKDAYTAKSLAEYYEEEGNTNKAVYYYKIALERFIQSKNSTSASLTFEKLMSFHSALDVKYVLNISLRMLDMMAHDKIGKLLHKFAIYFKKKEAYDKSLEILKFVISRCTPNDAGVKNDLREVYESIYQNHSLLPKYFNEFAEFMKRRLHSSIRVNYNEIIDKLNELEKKLRFDVGVYVYHKNFGVGIITDIQDDWLVIDFVKKKQHRMYSNIAFYSLDVLSQEDIRVWREYKKDELKKLIQNYSPEVIKMVLISLGGQGNVKEIKEVLSTIIPNEDVSDFWNKVRHSLSQVNVIVSPESKTTYIYIGERKVEEDIKEKINSLPTFEEKIKFIYNFLQQIDTLNVPQAVPIVEFLTNTVLESQNKFEIIEAGILLTLKYSETSREVREKIIHVVSSMNADEVIDFVKAVEMNEVRRGLLNIIKTVFSDWTNVFVRVFFAVDTVRLNNYILSELVSYDKSDAIRDIVDKIINSVKSPAGNRFKVYSKFMWFAKMVFQKEYDEVFKSIGVNKVDVLMTVANIISSIQYSFEERGEKGVSRRIYLMAKEVFSNYQEIERVILESGKDTSFVLLSYIQEFELLEPKELSTLRQKLYYKHPDLKYMEDTRDRRSPYMITKSAYEKIREEYNRLLNEELPKISKMVSTNPTPELLEKEEELKAIIEQLSKELVEYKVINPDAVSRNYVDVGTKVVLKSKRTGEEITYHILGDKEANVEKNIISYRSPFGVKLIDKEVGDTVQINVKGVDEEFQIKSISLSEYV
- the dprA gene encoding DNA-processing protein DprA; the encoded protein is MKSEEIIFLNLLGIGFKRYSYIKQNFGSITNIPSSYYEEVSRILKIDKEILEKSGKGLIEDKVKNLLKDNQKFGIGVVTIEDDVYPLRLKDLPDRPILLYYKGDIKILNSSVSCAIVGTRRNDELGKVYTKNLVDMLVSNSVLVVSGLARGIDIIAHRRVIERRGQTVAVLANGLDQVYPPEHKKEFLEISENGCLVSEYPIGVRPLKRNFFIRNRIVSGLSDVVVVVQAPEKSGAMITAKYALKQKRTLFAIPGNIENPLHRGCNILMREGAIPLIDYKDVLEELGYKSVQTNLFHTGDHSLSEEEKFIYSLITKNVTIDEISEITGMPVSSVYPILLSLEVKGLILQNVGGTFSRVIS
- a CDS encoding tetratricopeptide repeat protein, with the translated sequence MRVVLILLAVSAFLNLSRLEAFARSLYSTYISEGMSFYKMGEYDRAIENFTKAYELNALDPLPYRMIGLCHYRKNNLDEALKYLSISLTLEEDNNIITLSIIGNIYYKQKKYNNAVIVYDRLSSLTNSAFVYFRLMNSLENVGRLEEAMSVGEKFLSSPVWGDFDEKIFKSELRSIYVKLGNKYKKEGLNDKAEKLFTKAKNLN
- a CDS encoding GGDEF domain-containing protein gives rise to the protein MPLEKDIPSRNRFKTLFRDLDKSIKIINEFSEFLKLLDLREVEILKVMMVRFMIEATNSESGGLIEIKESEPEFTEIFQYKSNRIIDKDFSSVSGKIQPDSFEGITLETTIKRKIPTLFEDESIKSSVLASITKVSPSSIIQVPVILEDRVEYVIELLKKSNRKKHTFSEGDISSLSIISNIASAIFTNAQLFNSAIHDNLTGLYNIHYFKNLVLEEMMKVMKFKTNFSLAIMDLDHFKNINDTYGHSVGDEALKFFSKVIRQEIKRSSDIVARYGGDEFISAFPSTDANGAYLICSRIRDKLNSELFSVSDTISIKITPSIGIAEISQDEISNAKSEIDLFRQLFLKADTALYNSKKTGRNRVTVFSPNMSLIQIREL